One window of Papaver somniferum cultivar HN1 chromosome 9, ASM357369v1, whole genome shotgun sequence genomic DNA carries:
- the LOC113311991 gene encoding uncharacterized protein LOC113311991 — MSHFKAIYGYEAPHLAFPPSVTTSVDSVEKYLKQRESILLLLKETLKKAQERMKHFVDAKRTDRSFEVGDLVYLKLHPYRQVSVSLRSIFKLSSKYYGPFPVIQKIGTLAYKLQLPPEARIHPMFHVSQLKKKIGVSHTLSPTLPVVDHEGQVIVTPIEVLDSTLLVRGNHSVPQLPIHWYNPTTDEATWEDSANISAHFPAFNP; from the coding sequence ATGTCTCATTTTAAAGCCATATATGGTTATGAAGCTCCACATTTGGCCTTTCCACCTTCTGTTACTACTTCAGTGGACTCAGTGGAGAAATATCTGAAACAAAGAGAGAGCATTCTACTACTTCTCAAAGAAACACTGAAAAAAGCTCAGGAAAGGATGAAACACTTTGTTGATGCCAAAAGAACTGACAGATCTTTTGAAGTTGGTGATCTGGTTTACCTAAAACTGCATCCCTACAGACAAGTCTCAGTCTCCCTAAGAAGCATCTTCAAGCTCTCATCCAAGTACTATGGTCCCTTCCCTGTCATTCAGAAGATTGGTACTCTAGCTTACAAGTTACAACTGCCTCCTGAAGCAAGAATTCACCCAATGTTTCATGTCTCACagttaaagaagaagattggCGTCTCTCACACTCTTTCCCCTACACTTCCAGTTGTTGATCATGAAGGACAGGTCATTGTCACTCCCATTGAAGTTTTGGACTCCACATTGTTGGTCAGAGGTAACCATTCTGTTCCACAACTTCCTATACACTGGTACAACCCAACAACAGATGAGGCTACATGGGAAGACTCAGCCAATATCTCAGCACACTTTCCAGCTTttaatccttga